Part of the Terriglobia bacterium genome is shown below.
GTGCATACTCAGCGACCAAATATACTTGGAGGATCTACGCAAGCACAAAAGGCTCAGGACGGCGGGATTTGTTCGTGGCCAGATGCAGGGCCGTCCGAATGCGACGGCGCATTGGAAGGACTTATTCGATATGATGGTCAGTCGCAACTCTGCGCAGCGTCGAGTGCTGGCGCGGTATGCTCCGGAGAAATTGAGCTAGTCAGTTAATTCAGTGTAATCTTTCGAATTTCTGAACCTTGTCAACGGATTGTGGGTGCCTAAAGCCATTTACTATTCCACATGACGCCGTTGAGGCGCACTGCCCAGTGAAGGGCCATCCGGCAGATGGAACATGGAATATTCTGATGAACTCTGGAACCAGTGAAGTTTCGTTGACGATTTCGGGTGTCTCAGAGCGAGACGTCGATCTCCTCCTCCTTGAAGAATTTATAGCCTCCCCTGGTTTCGTCCGCTGGTTCATGAAGCGGCTCGCCTTGAAGGACGGTGTGAACCACAAGGTTATTTCTGCCCACCGCTCTGTCACGCAGTCGATCGGGGAGTCAGACATCGAGGTTGTTCTTTCAAATTCGGAGGGGCATACACACTATCTGCTGATCGAGAACAAGATCGGAGCCTCGCTTCAGCCGCGGCAAGCCGATCGATACCACGAACGCGCTCGCACGTACCAGGAGCAGGGTCGCTGCAAGGGTTTCACGACCGTACTGGTGGCACCCAAAAATTACTTCGGCAGTGGCCCGCGACGCACTAAGGGCTTTGATGCCGCGATAAGCTACGAAGAGATCGCCGCGTGGTTTGCAGCCCAGAAGTCCCTGGGGCGGCGGTTGAGGTATAAACAATATCTTCTCGAGTCTGCCATCAAGAAGGCTGTTCATGGGTACCAACCTGTCGAAGATGCACCGGTCAGCGGGTTCTGGCATTCCTATTGGCTCCTGTCGCTGCGCGAGGCGCCGGAGCTTGAGATGCTGGAGCCTCGGGGGAAACCTTCCAGTGCAGGCTTCATCTACTTTCGGCCGGGAGTCCTACGTCGAGGAGTGTGTATCGTGCATAAACTCCCCCGTGGACACCTTGATCTGCAGTTCGCTGGTAAGGCAGGAAGGTTAGCATCACTGCGGTCCAAGCTGGGCGCGTCGATGCTTCCCGGAATGACGATTGAGCGCGCGGCCAAGTCGGCTGTGATTCGCCAGAAGGTACCAGTCTTCAACACGGCGCGAGATTTTCAGAGGCAAGAAGCGGACGTTGTGTA
Proteins encoded:
- a CDS encoding PD-(D/E)XK nuclease family protein, which gives rise to MNSGTSEVSLTISGVSERDVDLLLLEEFIASPGFVRWFMKRLALKDGVNHKVISAHRSVTQSIGESDIEVVLSNSEGHTHYLLIENKIGASLQPRQADRYHERARTYQEQGRCKGFTTVLVAPKNYFGSGPRRTKGFDAAISYEEIAAWFAAQKSLGRRLRYKQYLLESAIKKAVHGYQPVEDAPVSGFWHSYWLLSLREAPELEMLEPRGKPSSAGFIYFRPGVLRRGVCIVHKLPRGHLDLQFAGKAGRLASLRSKLGASMLPGMTIERAAKSAVIRQKVPVFNTARDFQRQEADVVYCLRLARDLLRWYLKLQK